The Tessaracoccus flavus genome includes the window CACGTCGCGGGGCTGATGAACTTCCTCCCCGACGAGCGCATCGCCCAGGTGCTGACCCTCAACAGCTACGAGGACGCCGAGTACCTGCTGCTGGCCACGAAGAAGGGCCTGGTCAAGAAGACCGACCTCAGCGCCTACGACTCGCCGCGGCAGGCCGGCGTCATCGCCATCAACTTCCGCCACGAGGACGATCAGCTCATCGGCGCGGGGCTCGTCAGCTCGGACGACGACGTGCTGCTCATCTCGCGCAAGGGCCAGGCCATCCGGTTCCGCGCCGACGACACGCAGCTGCGGCCCATGGGCCGAGCGACGTCGGGCGTGACCGGCATGAAGTTCCGCGCCGACGACGAATTGCTGTCGATGGCGGTGCTCCGCGCCGACGACGACCAGTCCGGCCGGTTCGTGTTCACCGTCACCGACGGCGGCTACGCCAAGCGCACCGCGGTGGACGAGTACCGCGTCCAGGGCCGCGGCGGCCTCGGCATCAAGGCGATGCGGCTCAACGAGGACCGCGGGTCTCTGGTCGGCGGTCTCATCGTCGGCGAGGCCGACGAGGTGCTGGCCATCAAGGTGTCGGGTCAGGTGACGCGTTCCGCTGTCTCCGGGGTGCCGGTCAAGGGCCGAGACACGATGGGCGTGAAGTTCGTCGGCATCAAGGGCGGCGATTCGGTGGGCGCGATCGCGCTGTACCCGGAGTCCGAGGCGGCGCTCGAAGAGGTTGTCGCAGGCGCGGACGACGACGCCACTGAGGCCGAAGACGGTACCGTAGACCCCAGCACCGATCAGGTGACGGCGGACGGCACAACCGAGGAGGACGCCGATGAGTGAGAACTCGCCGCGCTGGCCAGGGGCGAACGGATCCCCGGGGCTGGACTTCTCGCCATGGCGGAAGCCCGCCGACGGCGACACGGCCGTGCGTCCTGATGACGACGACACGGCCGTCCGTCCCGATGACGACGACACCGCCGTCCACGCCGCCGTCGACGACCAAGAGACGAGAACTCACGCGGCAGTGTCCCCGGCGGAGCCCGCCGAGGAGACACGCGTGTCGGAGGGCGCCGACGACAGTGATCGTCCGGCCGCGGAGCCCACCGCGGGCGAATCGGTCTACCGGGCGGGAGACGCCCCGGCGTCGAGTCCTGGCACCCCCGACGACGCGACCCGGATCACCCCGTCGCTGTCCGAGCGGGCTGTCTCGGCCGCCAAGGCGTGGGCGACGCGCCCGGTGCCCCCGGTCGTCCCGGCGGCTGTCCCCACCGCGGTGCCGCCGACGACCACCCCTGCGCGCGCCGCGGGCGACGTCGCTGAGGCGTCAGTGGCGCGCAGCGCGACGACGGCCGACCAGCGGGCCAGGCCCGTTCGGTCGACCCGGCGCACCCGCAAGGCGCGTCTCCGCCTCGCGCGGCTCGACCCCTGGTCGGTTATGAAGACGACGTTCCTCTTCGCGATCGCGTTCGGCATCATGCTGGTGGTGGCGACGTTCGTCGTCTGGTCCGTCCTCGCCGGGTCGGGTGCCATCCAGGCGGCCAACGAGTTCCTCAACACCCTGCTTGGCGACCAGGACACGACCTTCGACATCGGCGGCATCCTGAGCCTCAACCGCATCCTCGGTTTCGCTGCTGTGGTGGCCGCGATCGACGTGGTGATTCTCACCGCCCTGGCCACCCTCGCGGCGTTCCTCTACAACCTCGCAGCCACCGTCATGGGCGGCCTCGAGGTAACCCTCGCGGAGGACTGAGCGGCGCGTCGGCGGGGCACACCGGGTCGGTTTTGAGGTGCACCGCATGGTGCGCTAGAGTTTGGCGTCGGTGAACGGGCCTATAGCTCAGGCGGTTAGAGCGCATCCCTGATAAGGATGAGGTCGCTGGTTCAAGTCCAGCTAGGCCCACCGAAGAAACCCCCAGGTGACTGGGGGTTTTCTTGTGTCTGAGACTGTGTGGGGTAGCACTGCTACCGTCCGCTCGGAACGAGGATGGGGCTCAGGCGGTTCTGGAACTGCGGCGCGCTCGTTCCCCGAACCGGTCGAG containing:
- a CDS encoding DUF3566 domain-containing protein — translated: MSENSPRWPGANGSPGLDFSPWRKPADGDTAVRPDDDDTAVRPDDDDTAVHAAVDDQETRTHAAVSPAEPAEETRVSEGADDSDRPAAEPTAGESVYRAGDAPASSPGTPDDATRITPSLSERAVSAAKAWATRPVPPVVPAAVPTAVPPTTTPARAAGDVAEASVARSATTADQRARPVRSTRRTRKARLRLARLDPWSVMKTTFLFAIAFGIMLVVATFVVWSVLAGSGAIQAANEFLNTLLGDQDTTFDIGGILSLNRILGFAAVVAAIDVVILTALATLAAFLYNLAATVMGGLEVTLAED